The genomic stretch TGATCCTTGTGGAAGAGGCATAACCTGTTTTTATCTCTTCTTTTAGGGGGAGTGGTAACTTTGTACGGTTCACGCCAGATGGGCCTGTCTTTGTTTTCTTCGTAGATGACCTCCTGAGGGACGGTGTATTCGAAAGAGGGGTATCGTGGTGGATCTCGATTTGGTTTTGGCCTTTTTCCTCCTTTCATGTGATCTGTTTCCTGTCTTTTCCTCTTGTCGTCCCTTGCAGGTGGGGGAGGAGGGTTATTTGCTGGTGGAGTGGAGATAAGTGCGGACTTCTTTTGTGCACACTCTCGAAATTCCAGGACCCTAAAGATGCCCTCGGCGCGAATTTGGATTTCGGCCATGTCATACGGTGGTGTCATGGTGAGGTTTTCATGTAAGAGAGATCCCACCTCCAGGCTTTTGATGAAGAGATTAGCCACGGTGACTGGCTC from Humulus lupulus chromosome 5, drHumLupu1.1, whole genome shotgun sequence encodes the following:
- the LOC133778923 gene encoding uncharacterized protein LOC133778923 — translated: MVDLYQIEQVENEHPKSHLQRFINLIHQIHDVEPVTVANLFIKSLEVGSLLHENLTMTPPYDMAEIQIRAEGIFRVLEFRECAQKKSALISTPPANNPPPPPARDDKRKRQETDHMKGGKRPKPNRDPPRYPSFEYTVPQEVIYEENKDRPIWREPYKVTTPPKRRDKNRLCLFHKDHDHTFSECHNLHNQIQALMRSGRLTQYIKETSRSRVS